The sequence ATCACCGCGTTGACAGCACTGTTGAACGCACAGAACACGTTGCTGAACGTCTATGTGAACTATGAAGTGCTTCGCCGGAACCTGCAGTTTGACCTCGGCACGATGGAGATTACTCCGGAAGGCATGTGGATCGACCAGGAAGAGCTTGACCCGGACTACCTGCTAAGCCTGCCAGGAACCACTGTTGAAGCGTTGCCCAATGGAAACTGCACCAACTGCTGCATTCCACTTCGCCAACAGCCTCAACCGCCGAACTACAGCCCGATCATGATCAGCGAACCGGCGCTGCTGGAGTTTGATCATCAACATGAGCACCTCGATCATTCGGATCATGTGCACCATGTTGACCAAGTGAAGTTCGAGCAACCGGCGAAAGAGTAATCTGTCTCAGCGATGAGGCCCGTGCGGCTGTCTTGTTGCGGCGAAAGGAGTCGCCGCCAATGACAGTCGCAATCTAGCAGTCATACGCAGTGGCGATCAGATCTGCAGCTCGATCGATCTGTTCGCTACTAGTGGTCCAGCCGACAGAAACACGAATCGTTCGACCGATTTGTGATTCGGTTCGACCGATCGCGCGGAGCGTCCGGGTGAATTCATCCGGTGGCGTACCGGTTTGCGCCGATGCGATCGCCAGCTCTCGCGCCGACTCGACCAATCGGCGTGCTTCCCCCGGCAATTCCAGTGCGACAGTGTTGGGAAGCCTCGCAGTGTCTTCGCATAGAACGATCGGCGGATCACTCATCTGCTCGTACAAGCGTTGGACGAATTGATTTCTCAGTTCGGCCAATTGATCGTTCGCACTCGCGCTATAGCGTTCTGCCAAACTGGACGCTGCACCAAGCCCGATACAGGCTGGCACATTCTCCGCACCAGGCCGGAGCCCCATCTCCCGTGGCTCACCGAAAGTGATCGGATCAAGTTTCAAACCACGACGGACGTAAACCGCTCCAGAACCCTTGGGGCCGTAAAACTTGTGCCCGCTGATTGCGACGGTATCCGCACGAAGTGACTTCACGTCAACGGGAACCTTGCCAAACATTTGTGTCGCATCGCAGTGCAAACTG comes from Stieleria sp. JC731 and encodes:
- a CDS encoding cysteine desulfurase family protein translates to MSLLYLDYNRTTPLAPSVLEAMQPYWSTHYLLPGQQHAHAHAVSEALESARESIAAMAGCESFEIVFTSGGTEANNLAILGALNAAKPGHILVSELEHESVLGPVLGLAGRDERWEVQTIPCQTDGTVDPLVVEAMLRDDTRLVCLQGANAILGTIQPVREVADRCHNRGVSLHCDATQMFGKVPVDVKSLRADTVAISGHKFYGPKGSGAVYVRRGLKLDPITFGEPREMGLRPGAENVPACIGLGAASSLAERYSASANDQLAELRNQFVQRLYEQMSDPPIVLCEDTARLPNTVALELPGEARRLVESARELAIASAQTGTPPDEFTRTLRAIGRTESQIGRTIRVSVGWTTSSEQIDRAADLIATAYDC